The proteins below are encoded in one region of Anaerolineae bacterium:
- a CDS encoding Ni/Fe hydrogenase subunit alpha produces MVQRIMIEPVTRIEGHAKVSITLDDEGKVRQARLHVNEFRGFERFCRGRMYFEMPQIAPRICGICPVSHHLAAAKAGDAINGVVPTRTATLLRELMHMGQVVQSHSMHFFELAGPDLLLGFDAEPARRNVVGLIEDHPQVALKGVLLRKYGQNVISALGRKRVHPEFAVAGGVNSALTPAARDAMLGELEERISDVLDGIGIAKAWLEEHRDYAESFASFPCGYMGLVGENGELELYHGQVRLIDCQGAQVVQFDPRDYLDHIGERVEDWTYLKFPYSLKLGWPEGTYRVGPLARLNVCERIGTPKAQEQLEEWKSLNGGGPVQGTLYYHYARLVEALYALERIGQLLDDPDIMSNDLYAPSAAITGHGVGCLEAPRGTLFHDYHTDEDGRLTSVNFIIATGHNNWAMSRSVEEVARAYVDGRNLSEGMLNRVEAAIRAHDPCLSCSTHALGQMPLEVTLLAADGRILDRAVRG; encoded by the coding sequence ATGGTACAGAGGATAATGATCGAGCCTGTCACCCGGATAGAGGGACACGCCAAGGTGTCAATAACCCTGGATGACGAGGGCAAGGTGCGGCAGGCGCGCTTGCACGTCAACGAGTTCCGTGGGTTCGAGCGCTTCTGCCGGGGACGGATGTACTTTGAGATGCCTCAGATTGCGCCTCGCATCTGTGGCATCTGCCCCGTAAGCCACCACTTGGCGGCGGCTAAGGCGGGCGATGCTATCAACGGCGTGGTTCCCACGCGCACCGCCACCCTGCTGCGGGAGCTGATGCACATGGGGCAGGTGGTGCAATCGCACTCCATGCACTTCTTCGAGCTGGCAGGGCCGGATCTGCTCCTCGGCTTCGACGCCGAGCCAGCCAGGCGCAACGTGGTGGGGCTGATCGAGGATCACCCGCAGGTGGCTCTCAAGGGAGTGCTGCTGCGCAAGTACGGCCAGAACGTGATCTCAGCCTTGGGCCGGAAGCGGGTGCACCCGGAGTTCGCGGTGGCCGGAGGGGTGAATTCGGCACTGACTCCGGCGGCGCGCGACGCTATGCTGGGCGAGCTGGAAGAACGCATCAGCGATGTGCTGGACGGTATCGGCATCGCCAAGGCATGGTTGGAGGAGCACCGGGACTACGCCGAGAGCTTCGCCTCCTTCCCCTGCGGCTACATGGGACTGGTGGGAGAGAACGGCGAACTGGAGCTGTACCATGGGCAGGTGCGCCTGATAGACTGCCAAGGGGCGCAGGTGGTTCAGTTCGATCCGCGTGATTACCTGGACCATATCGGGGAGAGGGTAGAGGACTGGACATACCTGAAGTTTCCCTACTCCCTGAAGCTGGGCTGGCCTGAGGGCACCTATCGGGTGGGTCCGCTAGCGCGCCTCAACGTGTGTGAGCGGATCGGGACGCCGAAGGCGCAAGAGCAGCTGGAGGAGTGGAAGTCGCTCAATGGCGGCGGCCCGGTTCAGGGCACGCTCTACTACCACTACGCCCGGCTGGTGGAGGCCTTGTACGCCCTAGAGCGGATCGGCCAGCTGCTAGACGACCCCGACATCATGTCCAACGACCTGTATGCCCCGTCAGCTGCCATCACTGGGCACGGGGTGGGATGCCTGGAGGCACCCAGAGGTACTCTGTTCCACGACTACCATACCGACGAGGACGGCAGGCTCACGTCGGTCAACTTCATCATCGCCACCGGTCATAACAACTGGGCCATGAGCCGCTCGGTGGAGGAGGTGGCCCGCGCCTATGTTGACGGCAGGAACCTCAGCGAAGGCATGCTAAACCGAGTGGAAGCGGCCATACGCGCCCACGACCCATGCCTCTCGTGCTCCACGCACGCGCTGGGGCAGATGCCGTTGGAGGTGACGCTCTTGGCGGCGGACGGGCGGATTCTCGATCGGGCAGTGCGTGGCTGA
- a CDS encoding molybdopterin-dependent oxidoreductase, producing MAALTMYINGREIEAQPGSTVLEAARAAGISIPTLCHHPALSNSGGCRMCLVEVEPRGQLQPACTFPVSPGLRVHTHSEKVVRARRFVLELLFSERGHYCMYCAADGQCDLQTLAYEHGLDHWTYPRPDKNYTVDASRPYFVMDHNRCILCRRCIRACSEVAGVHTLDMGQRGAQSLVVADLNVPFGQSSCISCGSCLDVCPTGALVDRRSAYMGGDADLERVGTVCAQCSLGCEIVVRTRSGRVIRIESDWEGATSGGLLCRQGRFAPLYVTAPRVRSPLRRVGGGLVPCTWEEALGLLGERLSAAPQGAVAAVASARATNEELDAFVAAFGPRAARLALFDGAPVAAAPGEVADLAAVEDAAAVLALAADLDDEHEVAACFMRRARDRGARLILADCRATRLSGAAVRLAGPGVEELQESLGTLAPLVVLYGPEASPDLLEALAERRGAAFLGLPAGVNAMGAAARGLKPDGRAIEAELLYVYAADSLSTDLLIRRAAFTAVQSCYRTSLTEAADLVLPALHWSEKAGHLTGADGRLRRMVQAVPAAPWARDDREVLLALERLAEAAH from the coding sequence ATGGCGGCCCTTACCATGTACATCAATGGCCGAGAGATAGAGGCCCAGCCGGGGAGCACCGTCCTGGAGGCGGCGAGGGCGGCTGGGATCTCCATTCCCACCTTGTGCCATCACCCCGCGCTCAGCAACTCGGGTGGGTGCCGGATGTGCCTCGTCGAAGTGGAACCTCGTGGCCAGCTTCAGCCTGCCTGCACCTTCCCGGTGTCGCCCGGCCTGCGGGTCCACACGCACTCCGAGAAGGTGGTACGGGCGCGGAGGTTCGTGCTGGAGCTCCTGTTTTCCGAGCGGGGCCACTACTGCATGTACTGCGCCGCCGACGGTCAGTGCGATCTGCAGACGCTCGCCTATGAGCACGGGCTGGACCACTGGACGTATCCCCGGCCGGACAAGAACTACACGGTGGATGCGTCCCGGCCATACTTCGTCATGGACCACAATCGCTGCATCCTCTGCCGGCGATGCATCCGTGCCTGTAGTGAGGTGGCCGGGGTGCACACCCTCGACATGGGCCAGCGCGGGGCGCAGTCGCTAGTGGTAGCGGATCTCAACGTGCCCTTCGGCCAGTCTTCGTGCATTTCTTGTGGCAGCTGCCTGGACGTGTGCCCGACCGGAGCCCTGGTAGACCGGCGCAGTGCCTACATGGGAGGCGACGCCGACCTGGAGCGGGTCGGCACCGTATGCGCGCAGTGCAGCCTGGGCTGCGAAATCGTGGTGAGGACGCGGTCGGGCAGGGTGATACGTATCGAGAGCGATTGGGAGGGGGCGACCAGCGGGGGGCTGCTCTGCCGGCAGGGCCGATTCGCGCCCCTCTACGTCACGGCCCCGCGAGTGCGCTCGCCATTGCGACGCGTCGGGGGAGGATTGGTTCCGTGCACGTGGGAGGAGGCACTCGGCCTGCTGGGCGAGCGGCTCTCAGCAGCCCCACAGGGAGCAGTGGCGGCTGTGGCGTCCGCCCGCGCCACCAACGAGGAGTTGGATGCTTTCGTGGCCGCCTTCGGCCCTCGGGCTGCGAGGCTGGCTCTATTTGACGGTGCTCCGGTGGCTGCTGCCCCGGGTGAGGTCGCCGACCTGGCTGCTGTCGAGGATGCGGCGGCCGTCCTGGCGCTGGCGGCCGACCTGGACGATGAGCACGAGGTGGCGGCCTGCTTCATGAGGCGAGCCCGCGACCGGGGTGCTCGGCTGATACTGGCCGATTGTCGGGCCACACGTCTGAGCGGAGCGGCGGTGCGGCTGGCTGGGCCCGGGGTGGAGGAGTTGCAGGAGAGCCTGGGCACGCTGGCCCCGCTGGTAGTTCTTTACGGCCCGGAAGCGAGCCCCGACTTGCTGGAGGCACTGGCAGAGCGGCGGGGCGCAGCGTTTCTGGGCCTTCCTGCTGGGGTGAACGCCATGGGCGCAGCGGCGCGGGGGCTGAAGCCGGACGGGAGGGCGATCGAGGCCGAGCTTCTCTACGTGTACGCTGCTGACAGCCTGAGCACGGACCTGCTGATTCGTCGGGCGGCCTTCACCGCGGTTCAGTCCTGCTACCGCACCAGCCTGACAGAGGCGGCCGACTTAGTGCTGCCGGCGTTGCACTGGAGCGAGAAGGCGGGTCACCTCACCGGGGCCGACGGTCGCCTGAGGCGGATGGTCCAGGCGGTGCCTGCGGCACCGTGGGCGCGGGACGACCGGGAGGTTCTGTTGGCTCTGGAGAGACTGGCTGAGGCGGCCCACTGA
- a CDS encoding NADP oxidoreductase — protein MMKPKIATDWLAACAGCHMSLLDIDEKLIELLQKVELTSSPLTDLKVPPESGVDVGLLTGAVNNDDNLHVARRMRQRSRILVACGDCAVFGGIIRMRNHWPLSEALEAAYRDNPSTVEGLIPGAPEIMRPLPDRSVGEVVKVDVYVPGCPPSPEVIFYVLNELAEGRIPALDESRLNYD, from the coding sequence CTGATGAAGCCCAAGATCGCGACGGATTGGCTGGCGGCATGCGCTGGCTGCCACATGTCGCTTCTGGATATTGACGAGAAGCTGATCGAGCTGCTGCAGAAGGTGGAGTTGACCTCCAGCCCGCTCACCGACCTCAAGGTGCCGCCCGAGTCCGGAGTGGACGTCGGCCTGCTCACGGGCGCCGTCAACAACGACGACAACCTTCACGTGGCCAGGCGCATGCGGCAGCGGTCGCGCATTCTGGTTGCGTGCGGCGACTGCGCCGTGTTTGGCGGCATCATCCGGATGCGCAACCATTGGCCCCTGTCGGAAGCGCTGGAGGCCGCTTACCGAGACAACCCCAGCACCGTCGAGGGTCTCATCCCAGGGGCACCGGAGATCATGCGACCATTGCCGGACCGATCTGTGGGCGAGGTGGTGAAGGTGGACGTGTACGTGCCCGGATGCCCGCCCAGCCCGGAGGTGATCTTCTATGTGCTGAACGAGCTGGCCGAAGGGCGCATCCCTGCGCTCGATGAGTCCAGGCTCAACTACGACTGA
- a CDS encoding hydrogenase maturation protease, whose translation MAEGRSLILGLGNASRRDDGFGWSVVNEARRRLERSPLGLTDDGTDDLGQEVDAIFLPQLSSDLADLVARYRRVIIVDARISGEQAVRVERVGGEPSGSRLLTHDMRPAELVALARALYGAAPEAFVVSVAGLDFDFGAGLSRQLAALVPEAAEMCLRLARGQVSATLDSVGEGSAACATRSDVIQ comes from the coding sequence GTGGCTGAGGGACGGAGCCTCATTCTAGGACTGGGCAACGCCAGCCGCCGGGACGACGGCTTCGGTTGGTCGGTGGTCAACGAGGCGCGCCGAAGACTGGAGCGTAGTCCTCTCGGCCTGACCGACGATGGGACCGATGACCTGGGGCAGGAGGTGGATGCCATCTTCCTGCCTCAATTGTCGTCCGACCTGGCCGACCTGGTGGCCCGATATCGCCGGGTGATCATCGTGGACGCCCGAATATCGGGAGAGCAAGCGGTCCGGGTGGAGCGGGTCGGCGGCGAGCCGTCGGGTTCGCGGCTGCTGACTCACGACATGCGGCCGGCTGAACTGGTGGCCCTGGCCCGGGCGCTGTACGGTGCCGCGCCGGAGGCGTTCGTAGTTTCGGTTGCTGGGCTCGACTTCGACTTCGGGGCTGGACTCAGCCGGCAGTTGGCTGCGCTGGTGCCCGAGGCAGCGGAGATGTGCCTTCGGCTGGCGAGAGGCCAAGTGAGTGCAACCCTGGATTCGGTTGGGGAGGGTTCGGCGGCCTGCGCGACGAGGTCGGACGTGATACAGTAA
- the hypD gene encoding hydrogenase formation protein HypD gives MRYLSDFRDAAACAALAERIRRLAHGAGEMQFMEFCGGHTHAIARHGLRSLLPENVRLVSGPGCPVCVSSQGDVDRAVALAGRDGVTVVTFGDMMQVPGSEGSLQEARALGADVRVVYSPADALRLAVDCPGRQVVFLGVGFETTAPAVAATVLQAQRQGITNYSVLSLHKLTPPAMRAVLDAGEVRLDGVIGPGHVSTVIGAGAWRFLPEEHGLGCAVAGFEPADLLLAVAELVRMVVEGRPEVANCYRRSVSDGGNSRALAVMEQAFQVVDADWRGLGVVPASGLHFRPELADLDAGARLALPKLESREPAGCRCGEVLRGVLEPSQCPLFGSACTPESPVGPCMVSTEGACSAHYLLREAG, from the coding sequence ATGCGCTACCTCTCCGATTTCCGCGACGCTGCCGCCTGCGCGGCCCTCGCCGAGCGTATCCGCCGCCTGGCTCACGGCGCGGGCGAGATGCAGTTTATGGAGTTCTGTGGCGGCCACACGCACGCCATCGCTCGCCACGGCCTGCGTTCTCTGCTACCGGAGAACGTCCGCCTGGTGTCCGGGCCCGGCTGTCCCGTCTGCGTGTCTTCGCAAGGGGACGTAGATCGAGCCGTGGCGCTGGCGGGAAGGGACGGGGTGACTGTGGTCACCTTTGGCGACATGATGCAGGTGCCCGGCAGCGAGGGCAGCCTCCAGGAGGCGCGGGCTCTGGGGGCGGACGTGCGTGTGGTCTACTCCCCGGCCGATGCCCTCCGGCTGGCAGTGGATTGCCCGGGACGGCAGGTGGTCTTTCTGGGAGTGGGCTTCGAGACCACCGCTCCCGCGGTAGCGGCGACGGTGCTACAGGCGCAGAGACAGGGGATCACCAACTACAGCGTGCTGTCCCTACACAAGCTGACCCCGCCGGCCATGCGGGCGGTGCTCGACGCCGGGGAGGTACGACTGGACGGAGTGATCGGGCCGGGGCACGTGAGTACCGTCATCGGGGCGGGGGCCTGGCGCTTCCTTCCCGAGGAACACGGCCTCGGGTGTGCCGTGGCGGGCTTCGAGCCCGCCGATCTGCTATTGGCCGTGGCCGAGCTAGTGCGGATGGTGGTGGAGGGGCGGCCGGAGGTGGCCAACTGCTACCGACGCTCGGTGTCGGATGGGGGTAACAGTCGGGCTCTAGCGGTGATGGAACAGGCTTTCCAGGTGGTGGACGCGGACTGGCGGGGGCTAGGTGTGGTGCCAGCGAGTGGCCTGCACTTCCGGCCGGAGCTGGCCGACCTGGATGCCGGGGCGCGACTCGCCCTTCCGAAGCTGGAGTCCCGCGAGCCAGCGGGCTGCCGGTGCGGAGAGGTGCTGCGGGGCGTCCTCGAGCCCTCCCAGTGCCCGCTGTTTGGCTCGGCGTGCACCCCGGAGAGCCCGGTCGGCCCGTGTATGGTGTCCACGGAAGGGGCCTGCTCCGCTCACTACCTGCTGAGGGAAGCGGGGTGA
- a CDS encoding HypC/HybG/HupF family hydrogenase formation chaperone, which yields MCLAVPVLLKQKRDDSGTIDLGGVEREVSLLLTPEAQEGDYVIVHAGFAISVLDREEAEATLSLFRELADSQGQ from the coding sequence ATGTGCCTGGCGGTTCCGGTGCTGTTGAAGCAGAAGCGTGATGATTCCGGGACTATCGATCTGGGCGGAGTGGAGCGGGAGGTGAGCCTGCTGCTCACCCCCGAGGCCCAAGAGGGCGACTACGTCATAGTCCACGCCGGGTTTGCCATCAGCGTGCTGGATCGGGAGGAAGCCGAGGCTACGCTTTCGCTCTTCCGTGAGCTGGCCGACTCACAAGGCCAGTGA
- the hypE gene encoding hydrogenase expression/formation protein HypE — protein sequence MLRSLPAEGSGVSERIRLAHGSGGELSRRLVHEVFLRYLLDPELARLEDSAVLSADGLDGACGALAFTTDSYVVSPLEFPGGDIGKLAVCGTVNDLAAAGARPLWMAAGWILEEGLPLDTLERLVRSMAEWSAAAGIRVVTGDTKVVPQGLADGAYVNTSGVGWVPQGRCLGRQRVRSGDRVLVSGCLGDHGVAVMLARQGISMSAHLVSDVAPLHGLVQSLFDAEVDVRWLRDATRGGLGSVLCELAQGANYGIEVEEQSLPVRAEVSGAAELLGLDPLFIANEGKMVVVVPPEDAAAALGAWNSHPLGRDAAVVGRVTEKHPGRVVSLTPYGTSRIVHLPAGELLPRIC from the coding sequence CTGCTCCGCTCACTACCTGCTGAGGGAAGCGGGGTGAGCGAGCGGATACGCCTCGCCCACGGAAGCGGAGGAGAGCTTTCCCGCCGGCTGGTGCACGAGGTCTTTCTGCGTTACCTGCTGGACCCTGAGCTGGCCCGCCTGGAAGACTCGGCCGTGCTTTCTGCGGACGGCCTGGACGGGGCCTGCGGGGCGCTGGCGTTCACCACCGACTCGTACGTGGTGTCTCCGCTCGAGTTCCCCGGCGGTGACATAGGCAAACTGGCGGTGTGCGGCACTGTCAACGACCTGGCAGCGGCAGGCGCTCGGCCCCTGTGGATGGCCGCCGGTTGGATTCTGGAGGAGGGGCTCCCGCTGGACACGCTGGAGCGGCTAGTGCGCTCCATGGCGGAGTGGTCGGCTGCCGCAGGCATCCGAGTGGTGACGGGAGACACCAAGGTAGTGCCGCAGGGGCTAGCCGACGGCGCCTACGTGAACACTTCCGGCGTGGGATGGGTGCCGCAGGGCAGGTGCCTGGGGCGGCAGCGGGTGCGTTCGGGGGATCGGGTGCTGGTGAGTGGCTGTCTGGGCGACCACGGTGTGGCGGTCATGCTGGCGCGGCAGGGGATCAGTATGTCGGCGCACCTGGTGAGCGATGTGGCTCCCCTGCACGGGCTGGTCCAGTCGCTGTTCGATGCCGAAGTGGACGTGCGGTGGCTGCGCGACGCCACTCGGGGTGGCCTGGGGAGCGTGCTCTGTGAACTGGCCCAGGGGGCAAACTACGGGATAGAGGTGGAGGAGCAATCGCTGCCCGTACGTGCCGAGGTTAGTGGCGCCGCCGAACTACTGGGGCTGGACCCTCTCTTCATTGCTAACGAGGGGAAGATGGTGGTGGTGGTGCCACCGGAGGACGCAGCCGCGGCTCTGGGAGCCTGGAACAGCCATCCTCTGGGCCGAGACGCCGCAGTGGTCGGGCGTGTTACGGAAAAGCACCCAGGGCGGGTGGTCTCCCTCACTCCGTACGGCACCTCCAGGATCGTGCACCTGCCCGCCGGAGAGCTGCTGCCCCGCATCTGTTAG